TTGGCCAACCCGTCCGACTCACGCACCACAGGTACGCCGTGGACCTGTACCCCGAGGTTGAGATCCGTGACCATCTGCTGGATCAGGACGAGCTGCTGGTAGTCCTTCTCGCCGAAGAAAGCGTGGCTGCAGTTGGTGATCTGGAACAGCTTCGAGACCACGGTCAGCACGCCGGCGAAGTGGGTGGGACGCTGTTCTCCCTCCAGCACGGCCCCCGCCGGCCCGGGCAGGACGGTACTGCGTGGGCCGTTGGGGTACATCTCACGGGGGCTCGGCGCGAACACGGCGTCGACCCCGGCGGCAGCCAGCTTCTCGACATCGGAGTCCAGCGTGCGCGGGTAGGCGTCGAGGTCCTCTCCCTCGGCGAACTGAAGGGGATTGACGAAGATCGACACCACGACCAGGGCTCGCGGCAAATGCTGGGCGGCGCGGACCAGCGCCAGATGCCCTTCGTGCAGTGCGCCCATGGTGGGGACGAGGACGACCGGTCGCCCGGCTTTACGCATGGCACGGGTGAGTTCACCGATGCTGTCGATCTCGGTGTAGACGGTGGCCTGACCCGGGGTGAAACTCACCGGTAATTCTCCTGACAGGTGTGACGACATAAGAACCTGGAACGTTAAGCCACGATAGTCGCCCGCCCCCGCCGAACCCCATTCAGGTCTGGTCAGGCTTCGTCGAGCGCCCGCTCCACGTTGAGCGCCCCCACCGCGCGGGCTGTTCGTTCGGCGGACTGGCGGTAGGCCGCCGCAAGGTCGGTTCCCCCCGCCGGCGTGCTGAGTTCGCGCAGGGCAGCCAGGTGGCGCATCACCGTGGTGGCGTCGTCCCGGGACGTCGGCCCGGTCAACGCACCCATCCTGCCGTTCAACACCCCGTCGACCGCAGCGGGCAGAATCCTGCGCAGCAGCAGGGCCGACCGGGAGTCCTCGCCGGCGAAACTGTCTGCACCGAGCGCGTGGTCAAGCATCCGCAGCGACTCGACCACCTGGGTGACCAGGTGGTTCGCCCCGTGCGCCAGGGCGGCGTGGTAGACGGTGCGCTGGTCTTCGGCGACCGGGACCGCCACCCCGCCCATCGAGGTGACAAGGAGGTCGGCGACGGCCGCACCGGTCTCAGAGTCGCTGGTCACACCCCAGGCGCAGCCGCCCAGGTTGACGGAGTCCTCACGCCGGTCCAGGAACGTCATCGCCGGATGCAGTGCCAAGGGCAACGCCCCGGTGTCTGTGACCGGCTGCAGGACCGCACATCCCAGTGCACCGGCGGTATGCGCGACAATCTGTCCGGACCGCACCACCTGTGCCACGCGGGCGACGACCTCCGGGAGTTCCGGATCAGGGACGGCGAGTACCACCAAGGCCGCCTGGGCCACAGTGGAGATACCCGACCTGTCGTGGACGGGTACGCCGGGCAGACGCATCCGGGCCCTCTCGCGGGACCGCTCTGACCGGGCCACGACCCCGTGCACGTGATGACCCGCCTGCAGCAGGCATTCGGCGACGGCGGTGCCGACGGCACCAGCGGAAATGACACCGACCGACAGGCGGGGTTCCTGTCGGTCGGTGGGGCTCGTGGCATTCACGGCGATGAGTCTACCTGTGTTCTACCGGGCGTTCTTCTTCATCTGTGCCATCAGTTCGGCGACGGTCACACCCTGGTCGCTCTCGTCGGCCCGGCGACGACCGTGCGGCTCAGCCTCTTCGGCCCGCCGACGACGACCAGGGGCTGGCTCGGACGCCGGCTCCGGGCTCTGTTCCGGAGTGCCTTCCTGGGCCTTTTCCTGGGCCGGAGCAGTCGACTTCTGCTGCTCGGACCAACGCGGACGAGCGTCGGGCGTCTGCGTCGTCTCCCGGGGCGCCGGGTCCGTCGATTCTGCACCACCGGCGTTGTCAGCGGTGGACGCCGCCTCCGTCGGCTCAGCAGCATCCATCGAGCGAGTGTCGACGACCATGGGGATCTGTGTGGTGTCCTCACTGTCCGCACCTGACCACCGCACGGCAGCAAAAGTACCCGTGGAGAAGCCGCCACGCCGTCCACCGGAGCGATTCTCGCCGGGCTTCCCGGCCGTACTCGCCGCACCCTCCACGCCCGTAGTCGGCGTTTGCCCGCGTGCGTCAGGCTTATCGGTGGGACGTGACTGCTCGCCGGCACGGGAGACGTTCCGCTCCAACTCGATGATGCGCTCCGCACGCGCCTTCAACGACACCTGTTCACTGTTCCAGTCACTACCGGACAGGTCGGAGAGCTGTTCGCGCATCACCTCCAGTTCCTTACGGATCGCGTCGAGCGTCTTGTCGTGCTCGTTACCGAGGCGGCTGCGGTAGTCGTTCTCCAGCTGGACCTCGCGACGCTGGGACTCCGAGCGTTCCCGTTCCATTTCGGCACGGTGGCGGCGCTCCTGCTCCTGACGGCGGCTACGCTCCTCTCCGATCACCCCGGAATAGCGAGAGACCAGGATCGCTCCGAAGAACGCCGCCCACAACGAGGTGATGACCGCGACGTTCAGCCACACCTCCGAGTCGACGAAGAACATGATGATCGTCGCCGCAAGGGCGAGAACGAACACCAGGTACATCAGCAGCTTCAGGCCGTTTCCGGGCGTGGAGGAACCGCTCCGGCTCGACGGATCAGGAAGCCGGTGCGAATCGTCGGGCGAATACGCGGAACTCATGGCGTCAAGAATACATCTCCGCGTCCCTCCTCACCGTCGGCATCGCCGGGAGGAACGAGACAACTTCGTTCCAGCAGGACACCGGCCACCGCCATAGCCACCGCAGCCAGCAGAGACGTCACCGCTCCCGGGGTGTCCTGCTGGGCAGCGAGTAGCTCTCCGTGTCGCAGCAGGACGTACACCGTCACTCCGCCGTAGAAACCGCCCACCAGGGAGCCTATCCACCCTGCGGCCTTGCCGAACACGGCGCACCGGGAGATGAACACCGGCGACATCTGCGAACGGTCCTGTCCCACCTCCCCCGCGGCGATCCGACGCCGCACCGTCACCGCCAGCGCCCCCGCCACCACGGCGAAAACCCACAATGCGGTGGAACCGCTGACACTCATCGAGGGAAAACTGCCGTAAAAGACCCACACTGCGGCGAAGGACACGACACCCGCGGCCACCGCCGAGGTGACGAGCAGCCCGACACTGGTCTGGTTCATGGGGCCCATCGTACGTCGGGAAGCACACGGATTCCCTCTGCCGTTCCGGCCGCCCCGGCCTCCTGCCCCTCGCAGACGGTCAGCCATTCCCGGACAGGTCGACCGTCCAACACGGCGTGGGGATCAGCATCCAACCAGGGCACCAGGACGAACGGGCGCTGGTGAGCCCACGGGTGCGGCAGAATGAGTTCCTCACCCCACCGACCGTCACTGCGGATACCGGCATAGTCGA
The genomic region above belongs to Corynebacterium glyciniphilum AJ 3170 and contains:
- the panC gene encoding pantoate--beta-alanine ligase, which produces MSSHLSGELPVSFTPGQATVYTEIDSIGELTRAMRKAGRPVVLVPTMGALHEGHLALVRAAQHLPRALVVVSIFVNPLQFAEGEDLDAYPRTLDSDVEKLAAAGVDAVFAPSPREMYPNGPRSTVLPGPAGAVLEGEQRPTHFAGVLTVVSKLFQITNCSHAFFGEKDYQQLVLIQQMVTDLNLGVQVHGVPVVRESDGLAKSSRNIYLSDAERGAALSLSAALLAGAHVAEDGAEAVLSTARQVLATSTDVEVDYLELRGLDLGEAPEKGDARLLIAARVGSTRLIDNVGVPLGIGFRNIGEDIGDTEGTEAAEGLTSTPGRE
- a CDS encoding DUF2520 domain-containing protein — encoded protein: MNATSPTDRQEPRLSVGVISAGAVGTAVAECLLQAGHHVHGVVARSERSRERARMRLPGVPVHDRSGISTVAQAALVVLAVPDPELPEVVARVAQVVRSGQIVAHTAGALGCAVLQPVTDTGALPLALHPAMTFLDRREDSVNLGGCAWGVTSDSETGAAVADLLVTSMGGVAVPVAEDQRTVYHAALAHGANHLVTQVVESLRMLDHALGADSFAGEDSRSALLLRRILPAAVDGVLNGRMGALTGPTSRDDATTVMRHLAALRELSTPAGGTDLAAAYRQSAERTARAVGALNVERALDEA
- a CDS encoding DUF6779 domain-containing protein, with translation MSSAYSPDDSHRLPDPSSRSGSSTPGNGLKLLMYLVFVLALAATIIMFFVDSEVWLNVAVITSLWAAFFGAILVSRYSGVIGEERSRRQEQERRHRAEMERERSESQRREVQLENDYRSRLGNEHDKTLDAIRKELEVMREQLSDLSGSDWNSEQVSLKARAERIIELERNVSRAGEQSRPTDKPDARGQTPTTGVEGAASTAGKPGENRSGGRRGGFSTGTFAAVRWSGADSEDTTQIPMVVDTRSMDAAEPTEAASTADNAGGAESTDPAPRETTQTPDARPRWSEQQKSTAPAQEKAQEGTPEQSPEPASEPAPGRRRRAEEAEPHGRRRADESDQGVTVAELMAQMKKNAR
- a CDS encoding DUF3180 domain-containing protein yields the protein MNQTSVGLLVTSAVAAGVVSFAAVWVFYGSFPSMSVSGSTALWVFAVVAGALAVTVRRRIAAGEVGQDRSQMSPVFISRCAVFGKAAGWIGSLVGGFYGGVTVYVLLRHGELLAAQQDTPGAVTSLLAAVAMAVAGVLLERSCLVPPGDADGEEGRGDVFLTP